The window ATATGAATAATAAAGGTAACATCACATAAGTATGCTACAAATGCATATGCCTTGCCATCACATGCTCTTCATGTGTGTGTTAACTATGGGTGTACGCGGGCCGGGTTGGCCCGGTTTAGGTTTTTTATCGACCCAACCTATTAAATTCGGTTTGCTAATTTTCGAACCGAAcccattaaaattaatttataacttaACCCAATTTGCCATActtcgggttgggttggttttaGTCGGTTTGACGGGTTACTAACTACTAAATCACATATTTTGCAGTTTTGAAATTGCTACACAACCTACAGATTATAGAGCATTAAAACAAGCTCGGACTTTTAAAGAATAGTAGCTTCACTATCGAACTCTCAAAAGGCAAGCAGACGAATGATAAATGTGCAGGAAAGATATTTCAAAGAAAACTCGAGGAATGATACCAATGTTATAGTTCAGTTTTATCACACTAatgttataatttcaattgggtagctatattttacatatataaagttttgttaggtatatatattatatatataatgtatttttattaaaataccctcgggttgggttgggttggccaaataaaatctaaaatcatGTCCAACCCATTAAAATCGGGTTGGAGCCGATTCAACCCAATTAAAGAACGGTTTAAAATTTTCGGTTTAGTTCGGCTGAAAATAGGGCCGGTTTGGATCGGTTTAAACGGTTTGGTCaacccgtgtacacccctagtgCTAACGCCATTTCCACGTCCGAAAAATATATACGAATACATATATGTAGTTATTTGGTATTACAAAGACAacttacatacatatatgttgGTTAACACATTCACGGAATATGTATTCAAAGTAGGCCtgacaatttgacacgtaacacgctaacacgaaacgaaacgacattaaaaaaatggatatgagttttgatttttgatacacgaaacacgaaagtacacgatagatttcgtgtcgtatatgaattttcattttgggtacacgaaatacacgaaagtacacgaaatatttgtacatagatttcattatatattatatatatatgttataatatattatatatataattgtggtaaataaatatatatctgtatgtatatgtagatatatattatagatacattaacaaatttgtagATAATTGTATGCGagcataaatatatcattcatatttagtaaaattatacagaaaaacatatattaaagctatttttgattaaaaatatattaatatttttacacgAAAAGTAAacgaaaaatacacgaaacgtttcggatcggatacgggtttcaaattaggtacacgaaattgataacgggcggatacgtgtttcacctttgagtacacgaaacacgaaaatacacgaaacgaaagcatacgaaacgaaacgattgtcACCTCTAATTCAAAGTGTCATTTTGAGTATTGTACGCAATAATTGGAATTTCGGACATTATtctatttaaaattgatataatgTGCTTTCaatgattttaatttcataagattttgtaaaatttacatgattatttttagttgtttaaaaacTCGACTTTCTAATAAGgtaaaatatcaataattatattgacataATTATTCAGGGATATGTAAATACATCATTGTTTTAATAAGATAATATTAATGTGAAACAAATATTCTATAATATATcatgaaataaatataaggTAAATCTTGGGTTTTTTTCTTGGTGCTGTATTCAATCGGAATTCTAATAGATTATTTTCacctttcaattttttttttttaatgaattgtatgagattttgtttttttgcgGATTCTAAAATGTTGCATagttgatatagattttttaGGAGTTAAgtacaatatttcaaaatctcatgaattttggtgagatttcaaaaacttaaaatacattgaaCAATCTCACGGAATCCATCATttcatgaaattcaaaaaaatccatcagtatttgaataccatcatattttaatgaattttaaacaatctcaattaaataccaTCGAATTTtaaaacacaatttaaaattctgatgGAATACTATCAAAgtgatataatttaaaatttcaattaaacaacctaaaattttgttatttttttttttaaattcaaatttgagtACCCACAGATTTCACGGatgaaaaatctattaaaatctcaattgaaaacAACCCCTCGGTGACAAAGAAGTATCTATTCCGAATAAAGGAACATTATCATAAACTCATTCTTCAAATATTTTGAgctttttttgctaattatatataagcaaatttcccttataattaaattattaaattactgtataattataattagagTTAAGAAAGCAAAGCGCATTGTTCTTGTTGttgatgtatgtatgtatcacAACACTCTGAAAACCTAACAGAAATTTCCATACCATCACCCACATTTTGTCTCCTCTATATCTGCCCTAATTTCGCGATTTCTCACAGCCCCCCTTCACCATCGTTAAAccaatatacatacacatatacatacacgcgTCTTTGCATCAAAGCCCAGACCTTTCTTTCTCAGGATCTCACCCTGTTTTCTGcattcaacagaggtacaattacTCGCCTTTTTCATTGGATTCTGCGTCTATTTGAACCCTAGGTTGTGAATTCTTTGTAATCTAGGGTTTGTTGTTGATTCACATTCATTGTGTTTCATTGTTTTTAGTGTTTGGTTGATGGTTATATGTCATTGTTTGTGTGGGGATTGATTGATTGAGGGTGAAACTTAGGGTCTTTTCGACTCTGGTGGTTTAGTTTTTTGAGTAGAATATGGATGTTTGttgaaagttttgattttgatCGAGATTAAGGATATAGGTGGTTGAAGGTTTGATTTTTATCCTTCAAGTGTTGTTGAGTGCATTTGGGGTGATAGGGCTGTTTTGTGTTTGTCGGGTGTTATTGAATTGATCAGTTGTTTTAAAGGAAGATATTCGGACTAGGTTGCAGGGTGGGTGTGATTTGGGGTAGTGttcgatttttattttttttaagaattggTGAGGGTGAAAAGCAAGGTCAGTGGAGATTTGATCTTGTGGCCTGATCATGTTTGGTACTGATGGAAAGAATTGAACCTGCGTTAGTTCCTGAATGGTTGagatgttcgggaagtgttACTGGCGGTGGCTCTTCAGCGCACCATTTTGCATCGTCATCAGGTAATGCATTCTGATGTTTTAGCTGTTTATATTCACAATCATTTATTTCTATAATGTTTATTTTTTGACTGGTTTTAAGGTGCATGACTAAATCTATGTTTGACATGTAAATGGTTGCAGATGTTAATTCATCCACGCTCTCCGTAAGGAACAAAGCTTTTAGGAGCATTAATGATAAGGACAGCCCACGTTCTTCATTTTTGGACCGAAGTGGTTCGTCTAATTCTAGACGTAGTTCAAGCAGTAATGGCTCTTCAAAGCATCCATACAGTAGTTTCACTCGAAGTCATCGTGATAAAACACGGGACAGAGAGAAGGAGAGACCAGCTATTAGAGACCTCTGGGATCCGGACCCTTTAGCAAGCATTTTGGGCAGTAGGGTTGAGAACACCCTTAGGCGTTCTCAATCTATGGTGTCTAGGAAAAATAGTGAGGCATTACCTCGAAAAGTAAGTGAACTCAAAGGTGGTAGTAGCTCAAACCGAAGTAGCGACAATGGTGTGCTTTCTGGTGGCAGTAACATGAGAGGAGTGCAAAAGGTTGCCTTCGAAAAAGATTTTCCCTCTCTTGGAGCTGAGGAGAAACAGGTAGTGTCTGATGTTGGGAGAATGACGTCTCCTCTTATTAGTACAGCTGTCCAGAGCTTGCCTATTGGAACCTCAGGGTTGATTGGTGGTGAGGGTTGGACATCTGCTCTAGTTGAAGTGCCTGTTGTAACTGGAAACAGTATTACAGGGACCATATCTTGTCAGCAGAGTTCTGTTTCCAGTCCAGCATCTGGGGTCTCAAGTTCTATGGGTGCCCTTAATATGGCTGAGACCTTGACACAGGCTCCTCTACGTGTACGTACAAGTACTCAGGTAACTAAGCTTTATACATggctgattttttattttttttgactgaTTTATTAAGTGGATGTTACTTTCGTCTGATTTATTAAGTGGATGTTACTTTAATATTTGTAGCTACCTGATAAGATCCAAAGGCTTGAGGAATTGGCTATAAAGCAATCCAGACAATTGATACCTATGAGACCTTCAACGCCTAAAGCCTTGGTAAGTTATGTATACTTGAATGACTGATACATTTGCAGAAGTTTTTTGCTAGTAACtactatgtatatgtatatatttatgggCAAGTTGGATTATCATTAATGATGTGTTTTATTGGTACTTTATTGTTGCTTTTACTCTGTGATCATAAACTAGTTACTCCACTACAATTTTAAACTAAATGCTTGATCAGAAGTTCTCGTACTCCTGGAGTCCTGGTTGATGGGGAATGGAAGTGAAAGTAGAAGAGATAgttatatttgttaatataagACAAAAGCtttatgtgtgtttgtgtttcttTAACTAGTAACAGGCTGTTGGGGTAACTGCTTATTATTTAACTTATGATAGTAGTGGCCTGTTCGGGTCACTACTTGTAATTTAACTTGTGACTTATAAGAATCAGTTTAATTgtgtctgtttgtgtaataagtaaACGTAACCGATAAGTAACTTGTAAGTTGTGTTCTGAAACGTTGAAGATGTGTACTTATGTCAGTTGGTTTGTTATTTGCAATTTAACTTCTTAAATTTGTACACAATCCCTGTAAAAGGTAACTTTTGCTAATTTTTTGTTAGTTTTATGCATaataagtaaataataaatcGCTGATCTATCCAAAATGATTACAACTCGTAAGTAAAGAAATTCAGTGACTTGTAAGTAATAAAATACCTTTTACGTGAAAACTGAAAAGCAATTTTCTTAAAGATAACCCAAACGGAAGGGTCTTgcaatacatttatatataaatgtgcTTATTTAAAATAAGTCTAATTGTTGTGCATTGGGTCTTCTTACTGGATATTGTCAAAGTAATGTAAACCCGATGTAGTGAAGTTTAGACTTGATGAATTTAGATTGTTGAATATAGTCCCTCGTTTTATGGGTTGTGATCCGCCGATCCATTCTGCATTCTGCCAATGGTAAGAAAATTATAAGGGCGGTGCTTCTACGGTTGGATAACATAGGAAGAACGTCAAGATCATTTGTGTGAGAGAATATTTGCTTACTGATAACCAGGTTTCATTATCTGTCAATCtggattatataaataattcatatCTAATAATCTAATGGAATTAAAGTCATTATCTATTTGGACTCTTTTACTGGGGTAGGCCTTCAACGATTTGCCTAAGTTCTAAtttgttataataattttattacattGTCATTATAGGAACATATGGTGATACTCTATAGTAGATTAACATTTTGTGTTTTAGGCATAGTTGCATTGGCGTTTAGGCATAGTTGCAAATTGCAAATTGCTAATGCCAATATGTATATAGTTATGCTCTCAACGAAgtatttttagttatttttgcTGAATCTCAACACTCTTGGGCTCAGTTTGAGGGATATTTTTCCTTTCCTGTAATCTTGACTGGTATCTTTATCCCTTTTATGATTTGCTTCAAGTAATACGATTAGATGAATAAGGAAACAGTATATAATCCTAACATTATTAAACTGCCAAGATAGGGAAAcagttaattttattattgttaagCTGCTGAAATTAGCCACAATTGATTCAAGTCTATTCGAGAATACAAAATCAGTGGTAAAAGTTCTCATTTGTTACCCCGCATCAGTTATTGTTTCATTGTATGTGTATACATTGTTTTACTACATATTaacttgtaaataaaaatttctctTTCTCCCTCATATTTGTGCTTGCATTTGCATGGACATATATAGACGGTTGCTATATGTTATATGTAGCTGGACCGCAGGGGTATGGCACTCTTGCACTTTTCCAGGCTTCCAGCCACGCGCATATTAAGTTTTTATAACTTTATTGAGACATTTTAATGTTATGCATGAACTCGAGGCTTATTTTGGGTCCAACCCAGAACAGGTCTGGTTGTTGTCACTATGTTTAACCTgtaaaataatcatattttctatatgtggtttttctaaattaattatGCATACTTTGCatattatattatcaatttGAAAAATTGGTCAAAACAGCCACTTTGGGCATCTCAGGTTGTTTTGGGTCGAACTTGTCAGTCTGAGCACAGGTCTCGTCAGATTGGACAGAACCTGTTAATTTATCGAGTTAAACAGGCCAGATTGGGGAACCCCCGTGGTCAAACGTGTTGTGTTACTGTTTTATTGTATGTCCTAGTCGAGAATAAGGATTAGTTGTCTTTTTTTGTCTACCATTTTCTTTGTAATATGCCTCgttgtcatattttttattgCTCTGCACTTCAATTCTCCTAGTCACATAAAATTGACTTCTAAAAACTTAACTACATCTTTTATGCATCATGTATGAAGTATATAGATGTAGAGAGGGGTGGGAAGAGAGAGAATATCGGAGAAGGTAAAGACTGCCGGAGAAGATGACCGGGATTGAAAAAAGTTGCTGGGAAAGATCGGAGAAAGGGAAGGAGAAGAAAAGGGGTGGGGAAGGAGAAAGAAGGGACCTGGGGGTGGCGGCGGTGGAGTTGCAGCAGGATGGGTGGGTTTGGGCTGGTGAGGGGTGATAATTAATGGTTGCATTCAATTAATTGTCGATCGTTTCTAGTTTCTatttaatttggtttctatttgatcacttcTTTGCACTGGCTACTGTATGCTGATACAAATCATTATACTTTTACGTATCTTGTGGCATATGCGCGCGCCCGTGTGTGTGTGGACCCCtcgttaataaaaataaatgagtaCTATTTTCATTCCAATTTATTGCatgattttcaattattttattgCTAACTAATATCGACAGAACCTCTACGGCCTCTTAAGTACTTGTAACCACTGTGTTGACAGGAAACATGTGAACTTGATCAGGAAGCCGTGTGGTTACTTATGAACTTTTCCatgattttcaattatttactGTTAACTAATATCAATCAGTTCCTCCAGTACCTGGACACAACCTCTACGGCCTCCTAATTACTTGTAACCACTGTGTTGACCGGAAACATGTGAAATTGATCAGGAAGCCGAGTGGTTCCTTATGAACTTTTGGTACTGTACTAATTTGTGGAACAGATTAATAGAGTTTTATTCCAATATTTATCTGTTATATTTAAGGGTTGATACTCTCACAAGTCATCCTGGTTTAGTTCAATTCAACCtctgtaaaatatattatttgataacaaTTCTTAAAGTAGGACCGGAGGGATATCACTACAGTCATGAGGTATATGctgatttaattttataagGAATATTAATCTGTGTCGTTATAAACTAAGCTTCGCATGTTCTTTGCCTAGAAAGAAGAGTAATGACCACTATCATAGTAGTGTATATCAATCATCAGTGACCGAGTCTCTGGACTTCCTAAAGCTGGTTTTACTTTTGTGAATTGTGGTGATATTTTGCTGGAATATACAAATAATTATGTGAATCTGTAGTAATGTTGAATGAATATTTCTATAGGGCACATCCCAACAGATACCAATGCGATAAATACATCTGACTCCACCTCTTATCTCATTCAGGTTGTTAATTCTTCTGATAAATTAAAGCAGCAGCCAAAGACAGTCAGGACCAGTGAGACAATTGCTGCTGTGAAGATTGGTCAGCAGCAGGGCTTACAGTCACAGTCTAGTCAGTCTCTTCGTGCTGTACAGATCAAATCTGATGTTCCAAAGACGTCTCATGGTGGGAAGTTTCTTGTTCTCAAACCAGTGTGGGAGAATGGTGTCTCTTCTACTGCAAAGGATGGTAGTTCTATTTCCAGAGTAGCAAATAGCCAAGTTCCAGTTCCACCCGTGGCTCCAGCTCCTCCATTGTCGAGCCCAAATCATGCAACCATTGAACGTAAGGCAATTGCTTTAAATCCAAAGTCCATTGCAGAGAAGAGAGCTTCATTGGCACAAGCTCGAAGCAGGAATGATTTCTTTAATCTCATGAGAAAAAAGAACTCTTTGAACACATCTGGCATTACTCCAGATTCAGGTCCTGCTGTTGAGAATCCTTGTGTAAATAAAGTGGTTGGCAGTTCCCCTGAAAGTCCTTGTGTTATGACTGAGAATGGTAGCAAGATAAATAGTAATGGTGATAGTCATGAGGGCCACGAGTTTTTAAACAATGTAGAGAAGAGTTCATGTCTTGATGAAGCAGTTTATCCAGATGAAGAAGAGGCTGCTTTTCTTCGCTCTCTTGGTTGGGAAGAAAGCAGCGGAGAGGATGAAGGCCTGACAGAGGAGGAGATTAATGCTTTCTATCAGGAGGTAGCTTATAATCAagcattttaattatatttcagcTAAAAGAAGTTCCAAGTTCTCTTTTAATTCTATCAGAGCTTTATCTCCACTTCATTGATTTCTCTTTCTAATCTTGTGCAGTACATGAAACTGATGCCATCCTTGAAAATCTGCCGAGGTGTACAGCTAAAAACTGCAGTGTTGTCTGAATCTTATGGGTCCAAGTGAATGCTAGGTATTTTCCAACAAAAGATCTCTGAATTGCACTTTTGTTGGTTCTTTTTTTCACTTAATGACTTTCACCGCAATCAAGAACTCATGGTGAGTGAAGTGACGGATCAGACACTTGGATGCATGCAATGGGAATTAGTAGAATAAATTCTTGGCACTCTAGACGTAAAGGCTCTATTTAATATGTTTCAGATGTCTAGGTTTAGTTAATGAGCTATTTTGCTACACAGCTTATGATGCACTGAGATGTTGCATCTTTTGGTATATGTTTTGTCCTTTGTCCTTATTTCTTTCAAGGTCGATTAAAGGGTACAAAAGAGGAAACATCTGATATTTTGGaaaattttatgaaagaaaCGAGAATTGATGTATTTTTTTCCGCCTTGACATTGCTTCAAAGGTCTGTTTGCATCCATTTTGATTATATTCCTTGCACGCATTGGAATTTCaggataaaaaataaatttgggcGAAACCAGTAAAATATGTGTGTATGCGCACCATTATTTCTAGATTTGTCAATGTAAAGGTGCGCGACAATATTTGGCAATTAACAGACGAAAGCTCTGATAAATAAGTAGTTACTGGTAGATAGTGTTGTATTTAGTTTTTTATGGTTAATTTTGAACATTAGAAAAGTCTCCCGTAGATGGTCTGGAGGAGAATTAGAAGAATGGAGTAGCACAAGGATTTACTAGGTATTTAGTTTGATATAAGTATTctgttgaaataattttttggtcAACTTACAACACTTCAACTATTTTTCTTATCTATATCAACTTTCGTCAAGGAGATTGAGATATAactcttttattaattataattttgttttcaacCTAGTTTTAACAACACTTTCCCGCTAATAGCTTTACCATTGAATTTagatttttgtaatttatttagttttaatgCTTGACTAGTTACGGTTAAATCTCAGTTAAGTAATAATTAATAGAATAATATCTTTTCCACTCGGGTTGTAACAGTGATCTTTGGGCTTGGAGTAAGTAACAACATACAGTCGGGCTTAATATAATGGGTCAAACGTGAAAATAAATGAGAGAGTATGTTTTTAGAGCAGAGACAACCAACAAAGCTCAACTCCTAATACCGGTGGAGGAAGAACCGGGCGGTAAAGGAACCCCGCCCATTACAATTTGAATCCAAATTTTATTTCTTCACCTTGCAATCCACCAAATCTGAATCCAAATCTTAATTCTTTCACCTAGCTTCTTGCATTTGCATATCACAAAATTTGAATCcaaattttccatttttttttgccaaattccatatatttttatatacaaaatttggATCCCGCTCTGAAAGAGGATTTTCTTATTATTCACAAAGAgcgttaaattattatttttttctttttatgttaTGAGCTCAATTGATCAATCCGCGAGTCAAGAGATTTATTTCTTACGATTATGAATGATCCAGCCAAGATAACAGGAATTAGACATGACACAGAATTTAAGTAGAAAAACTTGGAACTCCACTTTCTTGTAAAATAGTcatccctccattccaaaataatagtcgctttgactttgtgcatgtattttgagatgtacaaaaaacatatttctacacattatttttgaaattttcttttattgaataaaagtttaacatctctatttttatgcagaaaaaaaattcaaaaataacatgtagaattatgtattttttgcacctcaaaatacgtgcacaaagtaaaagcgattactccctccgtcccatcaggttctttacagtttccttttttggatgtcccatccaattctttacatttcaaaacttacaaaaaatagtcaatgggtcccaccacttcctaacttttcctcccttttcacactacttttactccactatctctcttttattcattaaaaattgatgggtcccatcacttcatccacttttcttcctcttttccactactttatacatattttttaacctccgtgtccaaaccaaacgtaaagaattggccgggacggagggagtattattttggaatggagggagtaagaTATTTGGCGCAGGAAGAAAAACGGATCACGTATCATCTTGGCTCATTCACATAGGCATGTTATGCATTTTTCGCTTTGTGCTGATATGATAATTCCACTTCTAAAACTCTGAAACaactagaaaattaaaaaaat of the Daucus carota subsp. sativus chromosome 4, DH1 v3.0, whole genome shotgun sequence genome contains:
- the LOC108219309 gene encoding uncharacterized protein LOC108219309 gives rise to the protein MERIEPALVPEWLRCSGSVTGGGSSAHHFASSSDVNSSTLSVRNKAFRSINDKDSPRSSFLDRSGSSNSRRSSSSNGSSKHPYSSFTRSHRDKTRDREKERPAIRDLWDPDPLASILGSRVENTLRRSQSMVSRKNSEALPRKVSELKGGSSSNRSSDNGVLSGGSNMRGVQKVAFEKDFPSLGAEEKQVVSDVGRMTSPLISTAVQSLPIGTSGLIGGEGWTSALVEVPVVTGNSITGTISCQQSSVSSPASGVSSSMGALNMAETLTQAPLRVRTSTQLPDKIQRLEELAIKQSRQLIPMRPSTPKALVVNSSDKLKQQPKTVRTSETIAAVKIGQQQGLQSQSSQSLRAVQIKSDVPKTSHGGKFLVLKPVWENGVSSTAKDGSSISRVANSQVPVPPVAPAPPLSSPNHATIERKAIALNPKSIAEKRASLAQARSRNDFFNLMRKKNSLNTSGITPDSGPAVENPCVNKVVGSSPESPCVMTENGSKINSNGDSHEGHEFLNNVEKSSCLDEAVYPDEEEAAFLRSLGWEESSGEDEGLTEEEINAFYQEYMKLMPSLKICRGVQLKTAVLSESYGSK